One Manihot esculenta cultivar AM560-2 chromosome 18, M.esculenta_v8, whole genome shotgun sequence genomic window carries:
- the LOC110607099 gene encoding cytochrome P450 81C13-like translates to MESIHYCLVLILFICFLKRVLFHQKQNLPPSPRALPVLGHLHLIRKPLPLALETLLSQYGPILSLKFGSRSVLVVSSPSAVEECLNKNDVIFANRPPSMAGDHLTYNYTSFVSAPYGDHWRTLRRLSVVEIFSSKSLQKTCAIREEEVRTLLCRLFKISAGGPGKQKVNLKFLFSLLTCNVMMRMSIGKRCVEMEAEDSELEKQLFEEFKETFFPSLSLNICDFIPVLRVIGFKGIEKSMIKMNNMRDEFLQKLLDEIKLKRMDSKEKRSVAETLLSMQEIEPEFYSDKVIKSIIVMMLIAGAETSAITLEWAMSLLLNNPEALQKLKAEIDHHVGHGHLLNDLDIVKLPYLRCVINETLRLYPPGPLLLPHLSSENCTVGGFEIPKGTTLLVNVWAMHRDPKNWEDPNEFRPERFEGDLGEQHGYKFIPFGVGRRACL, encoded by the exons ATGGAAAGCATACACTATTGCCTTGTTCTCATTCTCTTCATCTGCTTTCTTAAAAGGGTCTTGTTTCATCAGAAGCAAAATTTACCTCCTAGTCCACGTGCTCTTCCAGTTCTTGGCCACCTCCACCTCATCCGCAAGCCACTTCCCCTGGCACTAGAGACTCTCCTTTCACAGTATGGTCCAATTCTATCCCTAAAATTTGGTTCCCGGTCTGTTCTTGTAGTTTCTTCACCATCTGCAGTTGAAGAATGCTTAAACAAGAATGATGTAATATTTGCAAACCGACCCCCTTCCATGGCTGGGGATCATTTAACCTACAACTATACTTCCTTTGTTTCGGCACCTTATGGTGATCATTGGCGGACACTACGCCGACTTAGCGTTGTTGAAATATTCTCTTCAAAGAGCCTCCAGAAAACTTGTGCCATCCGTGAGGAGGAAGTTCGTACCCTACTCTGCCGACTGTTTAAGATCTCAGCTGGTGGCCCTGGCAAGCAAAAGGTGAACTTGAAGTTTCTGTTTTCTCTTCTAACCTGCAATGTAATGATGAGAATGAGTATTGGAAAACGTTGTGTGGAAATGGAGGCTGAAGATTCAGAGTTGGAGAAGCAATTATTTGAAGAATTCAAGGAGACGTTCTTTCCAAGCCTCTCCTTGAATATCTGTGATTTTATCCCAGTCTTGAGGGTGATTGGTTTCAAAGGGATAGAGAAGAGCATGATAAAGATGAATAACATGAGGGATGAGTTTTTGCAAAAATTGTTAGATGAAATTAAATTGAAGAGAATGGATTCAAAAGAGAAAAGGTCGGTGGCTGAAACTCTGCTCTCCATGCAAGAAATAGAACCTGAATTTTACAGTGACAAAGTTATCAAAAGTATTATAGTG ATGATGTTGATCGCCGGAGCAGAAACATCAGCAATCACTTTGGAATGGGCAATGTCACTCCTATTGAATAATCCAGAAGCATTACAGAAATTGAAAGCTGAGATTGATCACCATGTTGGACATGGGCATTTGCTGAATGATTTGGATATTGTCAAGCTTCCCTACCTCAGGTGTGTCATAAATGAGACACTTAGATTATATCCTCCAGGACCCCTTCTGCTACCTCATCTCTCATCTGAAAATTGCACAGTCGGAGGATTTGAGATACCAAAGGGGACAACTCTGTTGGTGAATGTCTGGGCCATGCATAGAGATCCCAAAAACTGGGAAGATCCCAATGAGTTCAGGCCAGAAAGATTTGAAGGCGATTTAGGGGAACAACATGGCTACAAGTTTATTCCTTTTGGTGTTGGGAGGAGAGCATGTCtatag
- the LOC110606982 gene encoding ADP-ribosylation factor-like protein 2: MRLRTELQKKIQELEKYRLSGASLLILANKQDLKGALTPDEIAKVLNLENMDKTRHWKIVGCSAYTGEGLLEGFDWLVQDMMIP, encoded by the exons ATGCGATTAAGGACTGAACTTCAGAAAAAAATTCAGGAACTTGAAAAATAC AGGCTTTCTGGAGCATCTTTGCTAATACTAGCAAATAAGCAAGACCTAAAAGGTGCTCTTACACCAGATGAAATTGCTAAG GTACTAAACCTGGAGAATATGGACAAAACCAGGCACTGGAAAATCGTGGGCTGTAGCGCATACACAGGGGAGGGGTTGCTTGAGGGATTTGATTGGTTGGTTCAGGACATGATGATACCTTAG